The Hornefia porci genome contains the following window.
GGGATGATTACCCAGCGTGATATCCCTGATTATATGCATCTTGATTCTAATTACAAAGATTCTTCTATGTGTATTGTTGAAGCATCCTCGTTATCTGTGGGTACATCGTCAATATCTGAAAACGAATCATATGTGCAGAAGGTGATCCCTTTGCAATGATCGAAGAAGAAAAGTACAGGGATTACAAAGCGGACCATGAAAGAAGAATCGCAAAAGCGTTTTCCGAACTCAGCGTAAGCCAGCGGGACCTGTTGAAGGCTCTCTATGAGGATGGAATGTCAAAACAGGAATATGCAGATGCAATCGGCGTGTCTCCATCAGCCATTTCACACCGGCTTGAAACCATCAGAAAAAAATTAAAAAAAGTTTTGAGATGAGCCTAAGATTTTTCGCTTTTTTGTCTATAACATACCGTGTTTTGATAAAAGATCCCGTACCATTGCGGTACGGGATCGGTTTAGTCTTGGTTGTTCGTATTGCTTTCGTCTTCCCTGCTTCTTCAGCTACCCGGCAACGCCTGGGACCACAGGTGCAGGTTTTCCATAAAAGATATACCAAAAAAAAACGAAAACTCAGGCATAGACAAGGGTAAGCGGGCAAGCCCGATGACCCGATGATCCCGATTGACAAAATCGTGCTCTACGCCGTCAAATGGTCCATTGATAAGCGACCCTCAATTACTGCATGATTGCGTCCATAATGGTTTCTATGGTATTGCAGGTATCTTCAAAGGAAATGTCCTTGGCATATTCATATTCCCGGGTGTATTTGTTCCATAGCTTGCGGAGTTGATTGCTCCCGCGGATTTCTTTCATAATCTCCGGGTACTGCTCCATAATCCTACCACTGCCCCGTTTCTGTGTTGTCCGTTCCAGCGCATGGCGCAACGTAGTTTTGTCACATTCCGCACCCCGCAGCGCATATAAAATATGTACATCGTAATAATCTCTTGGGCGGGTATTGGCAATGTTGCGGGATAGCACCGTTTCAATTTTCTCTGCAAGCACCGTTTCAAGGTTGTAGGCAAGAATACTGATACTGCGGTTATCGAACAGCAGGGAGAATGTGTATTCTACTTCACGGGGGGTTATCATATCGCCCGTGGTAACATCCACCGTAAGCGGTACACTGATCGGCGGGTAATTAGCTTTCAGCGCAATGCGAATGCCAGGATAGTCGTCACCCTCGCGGATATCGGAAACTCCGGCGATCTCAAACTGTACGTCGTCCTCGATCTCAATGGCACAAATCTCCTGAAAGATAGAGTGGATTGCTTCATGCGTCAATGTAAATCCCTTAATTGTAGTGTCAAGATCCATTGTTGTCCGCGTGTCCAGCCCGACAATAGCAGAAATCAGAAAACTGCCTTTGAGAATAAAATTCTTCTTATACTTTGACAGAGAAATTAGAAATTCGTTCCAGCAGCCGCTCCAGCATATAGTTCTGCATGACGAGCTGTGCGGAAATATGTTTCTCTGCTG
Protein-coding sequences here:
- a CDS encoding sigma-70 family RNA polymerase sigma factor, with the protein product MIEEEKYRDYKADHERRIAKAFSELSVSQRDLLKALYEDGMSKQEYADAIGVSPSAISHRLETIRKKLKKVLR
- a CDS encoding nucleotidyl transferase AbiEii/AbiGii toxin family protein — translated: MCWSGCWNEFLISLSKYKKNFILKGSFLISAIVGLDTRTTMDLDTTIKGFTLTHEAIHSIFQEICAIEIEDDVQFEIAGVSDIREGDDYPGIRIALKANYPPISVPLTVDVTTGDMITPREVEYTFSLLFDNRSISILAYNLETVLAEKIETVLSRNIANTRPRDYYDVHILYALRGAECDKTTLRHALERTTQKRGSGRIMEQYPEIMKEIRGSNQLRKLWNKYTREYEYAKDISFEDTCNTIETIMDAIMQ